From the genome of Thermococcus sp.:
GGCCTGGGACGACTATATTGAGTGGAAGGCCTACGTCAGGAAGCTTGAAGAGCTGGAGAAGAGGCTGAAGGAGATTGAACATGCTGAGAGAGTTAGAATTGCTTGAGAAAAGCCCAGCAGTCAAAGGCTACAAAATTCTGGACTACAAGGAGGGAGAGGGTTTTTACTTTCTGAAAATCAAGGCAGAACTGATAGAGGGAAGCGTTCTTTACATCAGGGAATTTGTATCGGAAGAGGAGTACCACTACTCTTTTCAGTGGCAGAAAGACGGAAA
Proteins encoded in this window:
- a CDS encoding DUF6516 family protein, which produces MLRELELLEKSPAVKGYKILDYKEGEGFYFLKIKAELIEGSVLYIREFVSEEEYHYSFQWQKDGKLIVRWDNAPHHRDIETFPHHKHVGSQDNIQPSKEISLEDVLRVIEEEIKPSSSTS